One genomic window of Mycteria americana isolate JAX WOST 10 ecotype Jacksonville Zoo and Gardens chromosome 6, USCA_MyAme_1.0, whole genome shotgun sequence includes the following:
- the LOC142410925 gene encoding neuropeptide Y receptor type 4-2-like gives MNKTRAVNDAFPFPNSKNWSSNRSFPTHISNQCRNITDLTVFLATSYSLETVLGIVGNICLIAVIARQKEKANVTNILISNLIISDLFMCLVCLPFTVVYTMMDYWIFGEVMCKMTSFTQCTSVTVSILSLVLIALERHQLIINPTGWRPSISQAYLGIGVVWTLACLMSLPFLTTSILSNDLYEQLSHIMNFSTDKVICIDSWPSEQHRLIYTTTLLLLQYCIPLFFIILCYLRIYLRLQKRKDMFEKSEYGNRAVQLRRINILLASMVAAFAVCWLPLHVFNTIVDWNYRIISPCHHNLIFSLCHLVAMASTCVNPVIYGFLNSNFKKEVKSLILSCQHNSVTASMEEYDNLPLSTMQTEISKGSLMLNCRHNSI, from the coding sequence ATGAATAAGACAAGGGCTGTTAATGATGCTTTTCCTTTCCCGAACAGTAAGAACTGGAGCTCAAACCGAAGCTTCCCCACGCATATTTCTAATCAATGCAGGAACATCACTGACCTTACTGTCTTTCTGGCCACGTCTTACAGCTTGGAGACTGTCCTAGGCATTGTGGGAAACATCTGTCTGATTGCTGTCATTgccaggcagaaggaaaaggccAATGTCACCAACATCCTAATTTCCAACTTAATAATTTCAGACTTGTTTATGTGTCTTGTCTGTCTGCCTTTCACTGTTGTTTACACCATGATGGACTACTGGATATTTGGGGAAGTCATGTGCAAAATGACCTCTTTCACTCAGTGCACATCTGTGACAGTGTCAATTCTTTCCCTTGTCCTTATTGCTCTGGAAAGACACCAGCTCATCATAAACCCGACTGGCTGGAGGCCAAGTATCTCCCAAGCCTATCTAGGAATTGGAGTAGTTTGGACTTTAGCATGTCTCATGTCCCTGCCCTTTTTGACCACGTCCATCTTGTCTAATGATTTGTATGAGCAGCTCTCGCACATCATGAATTTTTCCACTGACAAGGTCATATGCATCGACTCGTGGCCTTCTGAGCAACACAGACTTATCTACACTACCACTTTACTGCTCTTGCAATATTGCATCCCACTGTTCTTCATTATACTTTGCTACCTGCGTATCTACTTACGTCTACAGAAGAGAAAGGACATGTTTGAGAAGAGTGAATACGGCAACCGAGCAGTTCAGCTGAGAaggataaatattttattagcatCCATggttgctgcttttgctgtttgctggCTACCACTGCATGTTTTCAACACCATTGTGGACTGGAATTACAGAATCATTTCGCCTTGTCACCACAATCTGATCTTCTCATTGTGCCACCTGGTAGCTATGGCTTCCACCTGTGTCAACCCTGTTATCTACGGTTTCCTAAATAGCAACTTCAAAAAAGAAGTGAAGTCATTGATTCTGAGCTGCCAGCATAATTCAGTAACTGCATCAATGGAGGAATATGATAATTTGCCTTTATCCACCATGCAGACTGAAATCTCTAAGGGCTCACTGATGTTGAACTGCAGACATAATTCTATCTAG